Below is a window of Flavobacterium sp. CFS9 DNA.
CAGCGAGCAAAATGTTAAAAATCAAATAGAGTATATAAAATCAAAAGGACCAATTGCAGGAGCAAAAAATGTCTTAGTTATTGGTGCTTCAACAGGTTTCGGATTGGCTTCAAGAATTACAAGTGCTTTTGGCTCTGATGCTGCAACTATTGGAGTATTTTTTGAAAAACCACCGGTTGAAGGAAAAACAGCTTCACCAGGATGGTATAATTCTGCTGCATTTGAAACAGAAGCCCACAAAGCAGGTTTATATGCAAAAAGTATCAATGGAGATGCTTTTTCAAACGAAATTAAAAAACAAACTTTAGATTTAATTAAAGCTGATTTAGGTCAGGTTGATTTAGTAATCTACAGTTTAGCTTCTCCGGTGCGTCAGCACCCGGTTACTGGAGTTTTACATCGTTCGGTTTTAAAGCCAATCGGACAAACTTTTACTAATAAAACAGTTGATTTTCATACCGGAAATGTTTCCGAGGTTTCTATTGCTCCGGCAAATGACGAAGATATCGCCAATACAGTTGCTGTAATGGGAGGGGAAGACTGGGCAATGTGGATTGATGCTTTAAAAGCAGAAAATTTATTAGCTGAAGGTGCTACAACAGTGGCATATTCTTATATTGGACCATCATTAACAGAGGCAGTTTACCGTAAAGGTACAATTGGTCGTGCGAAAGATGATTTAGAAGCGACAGCATTTTCTATTAGTGATACATTAAAATCTATCGGAGGAAAAGCTTATGTTTCTGTAAACAAAGCTTTAGTAACTCAGGCAAGTTCTGCAATTCCGGTTATTCCATTGTATATTTCTCTTTTATACAAAACAATGAAAGAAGAAGGAATTCACGAAGGTTGTATCGAGCAAATCCAGCGTTTGTTTCAGGACAGATTGTACAATGGAGGAGAGGTTCCTGTAGACGAAAAAGGAAGAATCAGAATCGACGATTGGGAAATGCGTGAGGATGTACAGGCTAAAGTGGCTAAACTTTGGTTAGAAGCTACAACTGAAACATTACCTGCAATTGGAGATTTGGCAGGATATAGAAACGACTTCCTGAATTTATTTGGATTTGAATTTGCTGGTGTAGATTATGCTGCTGAAGCGAATGAAGTTGTTGAGATTGAAAGTATCAAATAAAAAAGAAAAAAATACAATTATAAATGAAAACCATTCGTTGCGACGAATGGTTTTTTTATGAATATAACATATCTTTGTTAAAATTTTGAAATTTAAAATATTGCCACTTTAATACCGCGTGATCGCTATGATTTTTTCTTTAATTATACCCGTGTATAATCGTCCGGATGAAGTAGATGAGCTTTTAGAAAGTTTATCTAAATCCGATTATAATGAAGCCTTTGAAATTGTTCTTGTCGAAGACGGATCATCAATACCTTGTAAAGATGTCGTAATGAACTATCAGGGCAAATTGAATATATCGTATTATTTTAAAGAAAATTCAGGGCCGGGTGATTCAAGGAACTTTGGAATGCAAAAGGCCAGAGGTGATTACTTTATCATTTTTGATTCTGATTGTATTATACCTCCTAATTATTTGACAGAGGTTCGAAAAGCACTTAATAAAGAGTATGTGGATTGTTTTGGAGGACCGGACAAAGCATTAGATAGTTTTTCTGATATTCAGAAAGCCATTAATTTTGCGATGACTTCATTTTTAACAACGGGAGGAATTCGTGGGGGCTCTGAAAAGATCAATAAATTTCAGCCCAGAAGTTTTAACATGGGGATTTCAAAGAAAGCTTTTATAGCTTCAAAAGGATTTGGAAATATTCATCCGGGAGAAGATCCGGATCTTTCTATTCGTTTGTGGAATCTTGGATTTGAAACCAGATTGTTTACAGAAGCGTATGTATATCATAAACGTAGAATTGACTGGGAGAAATTTTCGGTTCAGGTGAATAAATTCGGAATCGCCAGACCGATATTAAATAGCTGGTATCCGGAACATAATAAATTGACATTCTTTTTTCCAAGTGTTTTTGTTGTAGGATTATTATTAGCTTTTTTATTGTTAATTTTTAATATTGATATCTTGTTACAATTATATTTTGTATATTTCGTGGTAATTTTTCTGACAGCCACTATACAGAATAAAAGCATTAAAATTGGATATCTATCTGTAATTGCAGTATGGAAGCAATTTTATGGCTATGGAACCGGATTTTTAAAATCGTTCCTAAAAGTTATTGTTTTAAAGAAAAAACCCCAAGAGGCTTTTCCTAATATGTTTTTTAAAATATAGGTATGGCTAAAATTATTGGCCTGACAGGCGGAATAGGAAGCGGAAAAACCACTATTGCAAACTACTTTGCAGAAATGGGGGTACCCTTGTATATCGCCGATGATGAAGCCAAAAAAGTAATGCAGTCTGAAAAGATTGTACAACAAATTAAACTTGCTTTTGGAGACTCGCTCTTTGAAAATGACGTTTTAAACAGAGCAAAATTAGCCGAGATTGTTTTTAATGATGCCGACAAACTGGCTATTTTAAATTCAATTGTACATCCGGCAGTTAAAGAAGACTTCGAGCTTTGGTTGTTAAAAAATAAAAAATACGATTATGTAATTTACGAAGCTGCAATTTTGTTTGAAAGTGGCCGTTATAAAGATTGTGATGTTATAGTAACTGTTATAGCTCCTGAAGAGATAAGAATTGAAAGAGTTGTTAAACGTGATAAAACTACACGGGAACAAGTTTTGAGTCGGATGAAAATGCAGTGGGATGATGAAAAACGAATTTCTTTAAGCAATTTTGTTATTAATAACAGTAATCTTAAAATTGCTAGAGAAGAAGTTGTTAAAATTCTTAAAATTTTAAATATAAAACAAAATCAGTCTTAAATGTTAATATTTGGTTAATGTATTATTTAGTATATTGTTAAAATATTAATTTTGTTTCGATGAATAAATTATTTTTTAGATTACTTGTTTTATTGATGAGCTTGTCCTTAATAGGGATAATTTTGGTGCAGGTATAT
It encodes the following:
- the coaE gene encoding dephospho-CoA kinase (Dephospho-CoA kinase (CoaE) performs the final step in coenzyme A biosynthesis.) is translated as MAKIIGLTGGIGSGKTTIANYFAEMGVPLYIADDEAKKVMQSEKIVQQIKLAFGDSLFENDVLNRAKLAEIVFNDADKLAILNSIVHPAVKEDFELWLLKNKKYDYVIYEAAILFESGRYKDCDVIVTVIAPEEIRIERVVKRDKTTREQVLSRMKMQWDDEKRISLSNFVINNSNLKIAREEVVKILKILNIKQNQS
- a CDS encoding glycosyltransferase family 2 protein, encoding MIFSLIIPVYNRPDEVDELLESLSKSDYNEAFEIVLVEDGSSIPCKDVVMNYQGKLNISYYFKENSGPGDSRNFGMQKARGDYFIIFDSDCIIPPNYLTEVRKALNKEYVDCFGGPDKALDSFSDIQKAINFAMTSFLTTGGIRGGSEKINKFQPRSFNMGISKKAFIASKGFGNIHPGEDPDLSIRLWNLGFETRLFTEAYVYHKRRIDWEKFSVQVNKFGIARPILNSWYPEHNKLTFFFPSVFVVGLLLAFLLLIFNIDILLQLYFVYFVVIFLTATIQNKSIKIGYLSVIAVWKQFYGYGTGFLKSFLKVIVLKKKPQEAFPNMFFKI
- the fabV gene encoding enoyl-ACP reductase FabV; the protein is MIIEPRMRGFICLTAHPKGSEQNVKNQIEYIKSKGPIAGAKNVLVIGASTGFGLASRITSAFGSDAATIGVFFEKPPVEGKTASPGWYNSAAFETEAHKAGLYAKSINGDAFSNEIKKQTLDLIKADLGQVDLVIYSLASPVRQHPVTGVLHRSVLKPIGQTFTNKTVDFHTGNVSEVSIAPANDEDIANTVAVMGGEDWAMWIDALKAENLLAEGATTVAYSYIGPSLTEAVYRKGTIGRAKDDLEATAFSISDTLKSIGGKAYVSVNKALVTQASSAIPVIPLYISLLYKTMKEEGIHEGCIEQIQRLFQDRLYNGGEVPVDEKGRIRIDDWEMREDVQAKVAKLWLEATTETLPAIGDLAGYRNDFLNLFGFEFAGVDYAAEANEVVEIESIK